The sequence below is a genomic window from Monodelphis domestica isolate mMonDom1 chromosome 2, mMonDom1.pri, whole genome shotgun sequence.
AGCACATCAAAGTATATTAAtgattaaatcaatcaatcactaATAACAACCAATATATTCAGAAAAACTTAATATTATGCTTAGTCAACTTAAAAACAGCAATGTATCAGAATAGTAGGATTTTTCctaaagatgataaaaaatatatttatttgaaattaaGAGATGGTATTTTGTAAAACAGATGGTATCCCATTAACAAGTATAAAGCAAGAATGTCTACTCATACTATCCAATGCTTGGCAAATAATAGGAGCTTAATGAATGAAAACTACTTGGCTCTTAGAACTAAAAGGCAAAGTAAAGATAGAACCCACTGACAGAAACATCTGAAACAAACCCCGAAAGGAAAAGGCCTAGGAATggcatagccaaaatccagagatCCCTAAAAAGCAAGGTTGCCTGTTGTATGGATGTCAGTCCCTGGGGCAAGgaggacttttttttcccctcctttgggGAGGCTTTATTGATCAGGTCTTTCATGTACTTGTCAGTAAATGACTTGTCTTTTGGATTCTGACACCCATCCATGGTTGGCTGCTCCTTTCCTTGCTTTCTAATGTCCCTTAAACCTTCAGAAGTTATCCTTCATGTCCAGGTACCACCCTATCAGCAGCATATAGTATCTTCTCACAGCTTTGCCACTGAGCCACAAGGTCTTTGCTGAATTTCTTCACCATAGTGCCAAAGACTGTTATAGTCACTACCATGATCATATCCCTATCACTTATGTGGTCAGGAGTCACGcatacttctattttttttttttaaacccttaccttccatcttggagtcaatactgtgtattggctccaaggcagaagagtggtaaggactaggcaatgggggtcaagtgacttgcccagggtcacacagctgggaagtgtctgaggccagatttgaacctaggacctcccatctctaggcctggctctcaatccactgagctacccagctgccccatactTCTATTTCTGAGACCAAATGCAAAAGCTGTGCCTCACTCAGTCAATGATGATAGATAGAGGCTAAGGTagggtgggagagaggaagggaggatttattaagtgcctactatgttctaggcactaagttaagtgctttagaaatatcatctcatttgacctcTACAACAAAATTGGGAGATAGGTTTGTTGATCCTGATTTTACTGAGGAATACTGAGGTAGCCAAaatttaagtgactcacccaggagttatatatatagtaagtatctgaggcaggatctgaattcaggtcttcttgactctaggcccaacactctatccactgagtgacctgACTGTCTGCATAGAGAAAGCAGATACAGAAACTAGGAGGTTCCCTATGTAGTGCTGAATCCTTGTGGGTTCCCACAACCAGTGTGTTATAGCCCCTCACAGGACTTCCCGAGTTCCCCTTCTGCTGGGGAACAGGATGAAGGTGACAGAACCATCAGTTCTCTAGGGGCTCTGAGTAACTTAGGAAAGGGGCCACCATAGAATAGGTGTCCCATGAAATTCCCAGGAGCAAGTCCCCATCCAGAGAGTTTATCTATTCATGGAAGTTCATGGCCAGAAGTGTTCTAGGTTGAGGGAGAAAAGAGTAAAAGGCACATAGGTAACTGGCTATTTATAAAACTCTGCCAACCACCCTGGTCAACCCTACCCCAGTCCTCTGGGTGGGCCCTCTCTTATTCTGATTTGATTTATCCTTTCTGCAACAAGATGGGATCTTTGACACTCCTACCTTGCCTCCTCAGCCTTCAACTCACTTTTCCCTCTCACCTGCTAAGACAAAGATCATTAACCATTTTTGGGTCACTGACTCCTTTGGCAGATTGTAAAGCCTCTAGATCCCATCTCagattgtttttaaatgcataaaaaatgcattggattacaaaggaagccaattatattgaaatacaattatcaaaacgTTAGGAAAAAATCCATAGACTCCCCTctccccaagttaagaacccctgatcaaGGTTGACACTTTTGTATGCTCATTGGTTGCAGAGTACAGTATCTTCAACTGCACATGCAGAGTCTTTCCTAGATCCTCTAAGTAAGTGATGGCAAAACTATTTAGAGACTGAGTgaccaaactgcaaccctcaggCTTCATGTaagccccaccttaccccagatggggggggggggggagtaagcactcccattgggctattaggcagaggggtaggtgacgAGAAATATCCTTAAGGCATAAGGCAAAGGGGAGAGGAGCAGTCccttctggcacatgtgccagaggtttGCCCACATGGCTCTAGATAGATTGGTTGCTTTCTCCTTCCATAGGCTCCATCCTACTGTCCACTCctcaccccctccccaccccaacacACAGAAAAGCACCAATGGTTAGTGACCTCCATAAGTTCCTTTACAGCTTAGTTTATCTGCCAAGATGGTACAGATCTTGTGAACCTCCCACTAGAAACATGTGCAGGGTAGGTGCTGGCACAGTTGCAAGTCTGAAAACATCTTGGAGCTCCAAAATTCCTTTCAAAATACTATGGCCTTGCCCTGCCACTCATTTCTGTGGTCTTCAACCTTAGAGGACACATTTGAGTAGATAAAAATCTCCAAATGTGGCCAGGCAAAAAGTATAGCTGTAAAGGTGCCATCACCTTCAGATCTATGTGATATATATGTCtgtacatatttgtgtatataaaaAAAACTAACTTTAAAGGTGATCTAAGGAAAAAGGAGGTGATAGTAGGCCTGACTCTGGTCAGAGATCTGCAGTGTCATGGGGGTGTTGTCCTAGACTTTCTTCCAGGCCCTTCTCATTCTGTTCTCCCCTTGATTCCTCAGTCCAGGTTTCTTGAAGGCAACCTGGATCGATGAAAAGGCAAACAATGAGTACCTAGGTAAGTGCCGATATTTCCCCCACAAGGCTCAGCCTGCCCCTGAGTCACTCACCTGCCTCTTCCTTCCCAAGTACATGCCCCTCACAGAGGAACTGCTGTAGTGGCAACTCCTGATGGTGGAAGTACCAGTCTTCAACGACATCTTCAAACCTCTCTAACATCATTTCACACTAacggagagggaagagaagaggagaggaaggtgtCAGAGGGTAATTCTTGCTTCTGGGAGGAGACTTCTCAGAAATGTGAATCCATCCATTCTCACTAATCTCTGCTACTTCCTGCCTCCACACCAACCCCCCAAGATCTTCCTCTAGGAGAGGGGTCCAGTTCTGCCTATGTCCCAGGCCCTGGTCACCCCCATGATCGGTCCTTAATGTCTTATTCTATTCTCCAAGTCCATACCCTTCTCCTTGTCCCATCTCATCTTTCTGGCATGTGACATCTTCCTACCTGCTTCTTGAGGAATGCAACCTCCACACTGGGCTCATCCCACAGTTCCAAAGGGATTCCCAGATCCACTTTCACACCCTTCTGTACCAAGCCTTTCAGGGTTGCCATGGTCTCACTCTGAccctggggtgggggaagatgTAGGAGGGGGTGAGAGAGGAAAAGCACTACAGGGTCAGCTTCCTTTACctttatttccctcttctctccctcctcatcctcaCTACATCAAGATCATTTCACTGAACTTAAGGGTAGAGATGGAGTACACACAGGAGATTAGCGACTAAGGTGGAATGATAGAGGATTTGGGACATCCTAGGGGCAGAGGTCTTGGGaaaggattctaagaggaaggaGAACAAAAGTTGGTACCTCTGAATGGTGACATCCTGTAGTGTTTTATGCCATTTAAAGGACAAGTGGGGAAGAAAGATTATTTTACCTTAGCATATCTTAAGGAGCCCTTATGCTCAGCATGGAC
It includes:
- the CNPY4 gene encoding protein canopy homolog 4 isoform X3, whose product is MCKILSLELQGELNRSSQSRELLELGQVLDTGKRKRRVPYNTSEIRLEEALEKLCERILDYSVHAEHKGSLRYAKGQSETMATLKGLVQKGVKVDLGIPLELWDEPSVEVAFLKKQCEMMLERFEDVVEDWYFHHQELPLQQFLCEGHVLGKEEAGCLQETWTEESRGEQNEKGLEESLGQHPHDTADL
- the CNPY4 gene encoding protein canopy homolog 4 isoform X1 translates to MGQRWRRRQQELLLFCYFMLMLRSCAGTQKEVEKENEEERLPSKCEVCKILSLELQGELNRSSQSRELLELGQVLDTGKRKRRVPYNTSEIRLEEALEKLCERILDYSVHAEHKGSLRYAKGQSETMATLKGLVQKGVKVDLGIPLELWDEPSVEVAFLKKQCEMMLERFEDVVEDWYFHHQELPLQQFLCEGHVLGKEEAGCLQETWTEESRGEQNEKGLEESLGQHPHDTADL